The Halichoerus grypus chromosome 15, mHalGry1.hap1.1, whole genome shotgun sequence genome includes a window with the following:
- the HSBP1 gene encoding heat shock factor-binding protein 1, whose product MAETDPKTVQDLTSVVQTLLQQMQDKFQTMSDQIIGRIDDMSSRIDDLEKNIADLMTQAGVEELEGENKIPATPKS is encoded by the exons ATGGCCGAGACTGACCCCAAGACCGTGCAGGATCTCACCTCGGTG GTGCAGACACTCCTGCAACAGATGCAAGATAAATTTCAGACCATGTCCGACCAGATCATTGGAAGAA TTGATGACATGAGCAGTCGCATTGACGACCTGGAGAAAAACATTGCAGACCTCATGACACAGGCTGGGGTGGAAGAGCTGGAGGGTGAAAACAAGATCCCGGCCACACCAAAGAGTTGA